A genomic window from Pyricularia oryzae 70-15 chromosome 7, whole genome shotgun sequence includes:
- a CDS encoding 2-methylcitrate dehydratase: MSAVNRTLRVAGRSLRIQQRSSLSTLASLNSTSALRPSSTPRGATSAFSSSVRTSSFSTSTARQSSAPNMSSAEAREYDPEISDIASYVHDTPIDSELAFDTARWVFLDTIGCGLEGLRFKECTKLLGPIVEGTTVPNGAKIPGTPYQLDPVNGAFNIGAMIRWLDYNDCWLAAEWGHPSDNLGAILAVADWVTRTNKAAAAPGSNIKPIAGGKQFTVRDVLEAMIKAHEIQGCLALLNSYNKVGLDHVVLVKVASTAVVSKMLGLTAKQTADAVTQAWVDGQSLRTYRHTPNTMSRKSWAAGDACQRAVNLALKVLKGEAGIPTVLSAPVWGFYDVLFKGKKFEFQRPYGSYVMENVLFKVSYPAEFHSQTAVEASQKIHDQLKAMGKSAADIKEITCRTHEACVRIIDKQFKPMDNFADRDHCIQYMCSVMLVFGRLTAGDYVDGSEAATSPLVESLRKKIRCVEDKQFTADYHDPKLRTISNGLTVELNDGTFLDEVVIEAPLGHRLRREEAKPEILSKFKRHLEAHYPAAKVQELIDLGMDAKKLEATSVDEYVDMYVVKDSKFVQ; the protein is encoded by the exons atgtcGGCAGTCAACCGCACCCTCCGTGTGGCCGGCCGGTCTCTTCGCATCCAGCAGCGAAGCAGCTTGTCGACTTTGGCCTCGTTGAACAGCACCTCCGCACTTCGGCCAAGCTCCAcccctcgaggagctacatctGCATTTTCATCCTCTGTCCGCACCTCCTCCTTCTCAACCTCTACAGCTCGCCAATCCTCAGCACCAAACATGTCTTCCGCAGAAGCCCGAGAGTACGATCCCGAGATTTCGGACATTGCCAGCTATGTCCACGACACTCCCATCGACTCTGAATTAGCC TTTGACACGGCACGATGGGTTTTCCTCGACACCATCGGCTGCGGTCTTGAGGGTCTCCGCTTCAAGGAGTGCACCAAGCTGCTGGGCCCTATTGTTGAGGGCACTACGGTTCCCAATGGCGCCAAGATCCCCGGTACCCCCTACCAGCTGGACCCGGTCAACGGCGCCTTCAACATCGGTGCCATGATCCGCTGGCTGGATTACAACGACTGCTGGCTGGCTGCTGAATGGGGTCACCCTTCGGACAACCTGGGCGCCATCCTTGCCGTCGCCGACTGGGTCACCCGTACCAAcaaggctgccgccgccccggGCTCCAACATCAAGCCCATTGCCGGCGGCAAGCAGTTCACCGTCCGTGATGTCCTCGAGGCCATGATCAAGGCACACGAGATTCAGGGCTGCTTGGCTCTCCTGAACTCGTACAACAAGGTTGGCCTTGACCACGTCGTCCTTGTCAAGGTCGCCAGCACCGCAGTCGTCTCCAAGATGCTCGGACTCACGGCCAAGCAGACGGCCGATGCCGTTACCCAGGCCTGGGTTGACGGCCAAAGTCTGCGCACCTACAGGCACACCCCCAACACCATGTCGCGCAAGTCTTGGGCTGCTGGTGATGCTTGCCAGCGTGCCGTCAACTTGGCCCTCAAGGTCCTCAAGGGCGAGGCTGGTATCCCCACCGTTCTCTCGGCCCCTGTCTGGGGTTTCTACGACGTGCTCttcaagggcaagaagtTTGAGTTCCAGAGGCCCTATGGCAGCTACGTCATGGAGAACGTCCTGTTCAAGGTCTCCTACCCTG CCGAGTTCCACTCTCAAACCGCTGTTGAGGCGTCGCAAAAGATCCACGACCAGCTCAAGGCTATGGGCAAGTCCGCGGCTGACATCAAGGAGATCACCTGCCGCACGCACGAGGCCTGTGTCCGCATTATCGACAAGCAGTTCAAGCCCATGGACAACTTTGCCGACCGTGACCACTGCATCCAGTACATGTGCTCCGTCATGCTCGTCTTTGGCCGCCTGACGGCTGGTGACTACGTCGACGGCTCCGAGGCCGCTACCAGCCCGCTCGTCGAGTCCCTCCGCAAGAAGATTAGGTGTGTTGAGGACAAGCAGTTCACTGCTGACTACCACGACCCCAAGCTCCGCACCATCTCGAACGGCCTGACCGTTGAGCTCAACGACGGCACCTTCCTTGATGAGGTTGTCATCGAGGCGCCTCTGGGCCACCGCCTCCGTCGTGAGGAGGCCAAGCCCGAGATTCTGTCCAAGTTCAAGCGCCACCTGGAGGCTCACTACCCTGCCGCCAAGGTGCAGGAGCTCATCGACCTGGGCATGGATGCCAAGAAGCTTGAAGCCACATCAGTTGACGAGTATGTCGATATGTATGTTGTCAAGGACAGCAAGTTTGTCCAGTGA